Proteins from a single region of Nocardioides anomalus:
- a CDS encoding flagellar biosynthesis protein FlhA — MSLKRLTQLGVPIGIVAIVVMLVIPLPTVVLDVLIAANITGALLILLVAMFVVRPLDFASFPALLLVMTLFRLALNVSATRLVLLDGFAGKVIDTFGHFVVGGSLIVGMVIFAILLVIQFVVITNGAGRVAEVGARFTLDAMPGKQMAIDADLNSGLIDEDEARRRRAEVHAEADFYGAMDGASKFVKGDAIAAIVITVINLLGGFAIGMAQKGMSAGDAVSTYSLLSVGDGLVSQIPALLLSVATGLVVTRSVSQEDMGSDIVRQLTQNKMPLRIAGFAALGLCLIPGLPKIPFLLTGGTLLLVSSRIQEDGGKRGVAGVGADGTGEPGALPAVPETPEMLAAEIQVDPLGLELSADIIDLVDQGSGGDLLDRVQALRRKVAMDIGILIPPVRTRDNVQLPLRTYVIKLFDIEVARGEAPAGTVLAIGDFLGSLPGEPTVEPVYGLEGKWIPRELARQAELGGATVVDRTAVITTHLADVVTRYAARLLGREEVRLLTDVVKRNHPVVVEELTPALLSLGQVQRVLQALLEEGVSVRDLVRIYEALSLSATISKEHEVLVEAARASLGPAIVAPHVRDGVVHVISFEPQLEQRMLESIRPSDEGPVLVLDPLIAQRVISSLAHLLIEAENQDLRPVLACAPQIRLAVRRMVRPAIDRLAVLSYSELTGSAQVRSVGVVNVHTDQRAVEVASA; from the coding sequence ATGTCCCTGAAGCGGCTGACCCAGCTCGGCGTGCCGATCGGCATCGTCGCGATCGTGGTGATGCTCGTCATCCCGCTGCCCACGGTCGTCCTCGACGTCCTCATCGCGGCCAACATCACCGGGGCGCTGCTCATCCTGCTGGTGGCCATGTTCGTGGTCCGCCCGCTCGACTTCGCGTCGTTCCCCGCCCTGTTGCTGGTGATGACGCTGTTCCGGCTGGCGCTCAACGTGAGCGCGACCCGGCTGGTCCTGCTCGACGGCTTCGCCGGCAAGGTGATCGACACCTTCGGCCACTTCGTGGTCGGCGGCTCGCTCATCGTCGGCATGGTCATCTTCGCGATCCTGCTGGTCATCCAGTTCGTGGTCATCACCAACGGTGCCGGCCGCGTGGCCGAGGTCGGGGCGCGCTTCACCCTCGACGCCATGCCCGGCAAGCAGATGGCCATCGACGCCGACCTCAACTCCGGTCTCATCGACGAGGACGAGGCCCGCCGCCGCCGCGCCGAGGTGCACGCCGAGGCCGACTTCTACGGCGCGATGGACGGCGCCTCGAAGTTCGTCAAGGGCGACGCGATCGCCGCGATCGTCATCACCGTCATCAACCTGCTCGGCGGCTTCGCCATCGGCATGGCCCAGAAGGGCATGTCGGCCGGCGACGCAGTCTCCACCTACAGCCTGCTCTCCGTCGGCGACGGCCTGGTCTCGCAGATCCCGGCCCTGCTGCTCTCGGTCGCGACCGGTCTGGTCGTGACGCGCAGCGTCAGCCAGGAGGACATGGGCTCCGACATCGTGCGGCAGCTCACCCAGAACAAGATGCCGCTGCGCATCGCCGGCTTCGCGGCCCTCGGGCTCTGTCTGATCCCCGGTCTGCCGAAGATCCCGTTCCTGCTCACCGGCGGCACGCTGCTGCTGGTCTCCTCGCGGATCCAGGAGGACGGCGGCAAGCGCGGCGTCGCCGGGGTCGGCGCCGACGGCACCGGCGAGCCGGGCGCCCTGCCGGCCGTACCGGAGACGCCCGAGATGCTGGCCGCCGAGATCCAGGTCGACCCGCTCGGCCTCGAGCTCTCGGCCGACATCATCGACCTGGTCGACCAGGGCTCCGGCGGCGACCTGCTGGACCGGGTCCAGGCCCTGCGCCGCAAGGTGGCCATGGACATCGGCATCCTCATCCCGCCGGTCCGCACCCGCGACAACGTCCAGCTGCCGCTGCGCACCTACGTCATCAAGCTGTTCGACATCGAGGTCGCGCGCGGCGAGGCGCCGGCCGGCACCGTCCTGGCCATCGGCGACTTCCTCGGCTCCCTGCCCGGCGAGCCGACCGTCGAGCCCGTCTACGGCCTCGAGGGCAAGTGGATCCCGCGGGAGCTGGCCCGCCAGGCCGAGCTCGGCGGTGCCACCGTGGTGGACCGGACCGCGGTCATCACCACCCACCTCGCCGACGTCGTCACGCGGTACGCCGCCCGCCTGCTCGGGCGCGAGGAGGTGCGGCTGCTCACCGACGTGGTCAAGCGCAACCACCCCGTCGTGGTCGAGGAGCTCACCCCCGCCCTGCTCAGCCTGGGCCAGGTCCAGCGGGTCCTCCAGGCCCTGTTGGAGGAGGGCGTCTCGGTCCGCGACCTGGTCCGGATCTACGAGGCCCTCTCGCTCAGCGCGACGATCTCGAAGGAGCACGAGGTCCTGGTCGAGGCCGCGCGCGCCTCCCTGGGCCCGGCCATCGTCGCGCCCCACGTGCGCGACGGCGTCGTCCACGTCATCAGCTTCGAGCCCCAGCTCGAGCAGCGGATGCTGGAGTCGATCCGGCCCAGCGACGAGGGCCCGGTCCTCGTGCTCGACCCGCTCATCGCCCAGCGCGTCATCAGCAGCCTGGCGCACCTGCTCATCGAGGCCGAGAACCAGGACCTGCGCCCCGTCCTGGCCTGTGCCCCGCAGATCCGGCTCGCCGTGCGCCGCATGGTCCGCCCGGCCATCGACCGGCTCGCGGTCCTCTCCTACTCCGAGCTGACCGGGAGCGCGCAGGTGCGCTCGGTCGGCGTCGTCAACGTGCACACCGACCAGCGCGCCGTGGAGGTGGCGTCGGCATGA
- a CDS encoding EscU/YscU/HrcU family type III secretion system export apparatus switch protein translates to MTGEKTEKATPKRRKEARKEGQVARTPELGSWAALLLATIALPGLVRHEITAFEVLMSDALRSIQDPTIPQAMRLLREGGTHAFISLVVLGSGVMVVGVAAALAQGGFFLATKLVKPSAKKLNPVSGFKRLFGPHALWEGLKTLVKSAAVGLLFWLTLRSMLPVVGAHAGADALLAHTGDQAVALARNIALAGLAMAALDYAWQRRKTSKQTKMSKEDVKQEHRQSEGDPLVKSAIRARQLAAARNRMIADIPEADVVLVNPTHVAVALRYDAASGAPRVVARGAGVIAAKIREVATEARVPLVRDVPLARALYASTEVGHEIPAELFAAVAQVLAFVINRRNLGQRGGEHRSPRRETELSAPARHARRRHAAGGHRGPRREQALPAASPGRRADSSGRVLAGR, encoded by the coding sequence GTGACCGGGGAGAAGACCGAGAAGGCGACCCCCAAGCGCCGCAAGGAGGCGCGCAAGGAGGGTCAGGTCGCGCGGACCCCCGAGCTCGGCTCCTGGGCCGCGCTGCTGCTGGCGACCATTGCCCTGCCGGGGCTGGTGCGCCACGAGATCACGGCGTTCGAGGTGCTGATGAGCGACGCCCTGCGCTCGATCCAGGACCCGACGATCCCGCAGGCGATGCGGCTGCTGCGCGAGGGCGGCACGCACGCGTTCATCTCCCTCGTGGTGCTGGGCAGCGGCGTGATGGTCGTCGGCGTGGCCGCCGCGCTGGCCCAGGGCGGCTTCTTCCTGGCCACCAAGCTGGTCAAGCCGAGCGCCAAGAAGCTCAACCCGGTCTCGGGCTTCAAGCGCCTGTTCGGACCGCACGCGCTCTGGGAGGGGCTCAAGACGCTGGTCAAGAGCGCCGCCGTGGGCCTGCTCTTCTGGCTCACCCTGCGCTCGATGCTCCCCGTGGTCGGCGCGCACGCGGGCGCGGACGCCCTGCTCGCGCACACGGGCGACCAGGCGGTGGCCCTGGCCCGCAACATCGCGCTGGCCGGCCTGGCCATGGCCGCCCTGGACTACGCCTGGCAGCGCCGCAAGACCTCCAAGCAGACCAAGATGTCCAAGGAGGACGTCAAGCAGGAGCACCGGCAGAGCGAGGGCGACCCGCTGGTCAAGAGCGCCATCCGCGCCCGCCAGCTGGCGGCGGCCCGCAACCGGATGATCGCCGACATCCCCGAGGCCGACGTGGTCCTGGTCAACCCGACGCACGTCGCCGTCGCCCTGCGCTACGACGCCGCGAGCGGGGCACCCCGGGTCGTCGCCCGCGGGGCCGGGGTGATCGCGGCCAAGATCCGCGAGGTGGCCACCGAGGCGCGCGTGCCGCTCGTGCGCGACGTACCGCTGGCCCGGGCGCTGTACGCCTCCACCGAGGTCGGCCACGAGATCCCGGCCGAGCTGTTCGCCGCGGTGGCGCAGGTGCTGGCCTTCGTCATCAACCGGCGCAACCTCGGCCAGCGCGGCGGGGAGCACCGCAGCCCGCGGCGCGAGACCGAGCTCTCGGCCCCGGCACGCCACGCCCGCCGGCGGCACGCGGCCGGCGGCCACCGCGGCCCCCGCCGCGAGCAGGCGCTGCCCGCGGCGTCCCCAGGACGTCGCGCGGACTCCTCAGGTCGGGTGCTCGCCGGCCGATAG